In the genome of Treponema pedis, one region contains:
- a CDS encoding BMP family lipoprotein: MQKIVKILLGCLFACLVLTSCTKEEQKKTLKVGMVTDAGTIDDKSFNQGTWEGIKRAEKELGVEIKYLKPVGTTEADYIKEISNLYDAGYKFIICPGFKFETAVFKAQSKYKDAKFVIIDGNAHPADSYDPQNGPNTIGISFLENEAAFLAGIAAALQFQKGNFGFIGGMEIPAVQKFNWGWQQGVKYANEHLGTQIEMDEKNFVYQGGFSDIAAGQQIAASMYDRGVTVIHAAAGGVGVGVINEAKTRTQAGSQVWVAGCDVDQYAEGIIAGGSSIILTSAVKYLERASYDMIKAELEGTFQGGRSLLLSVKDDGVGIPEKNPNLSDEVQAKVNEIFQKMKAGEIVVSSEQGNLFK; encoded by the coding sequence ATGCAAAAAATTGTTAAAATTTTGCTCGGATGTCTTTTTGCCTGTTTGGTGTTAACTTCTTGTACAAAAGAAGAACAAAAAAAGACTTTAAAGGTTGGTATGGTAACCGATGCCGGAACGATTGACGACAAATCGTTTAATCAGGGGACTTGGGAAGGTATTAAGCGAGCCGAAAAAGAACTCGGTGTAGAAATTAAGTACTTAAAACCCGTAGGAACAACGGAAGCGGACTATATCAAAGAAATTTCAAACTTATACGATGCGGGTTATAAATTCATTATTTGTCCCGGATTTAAATTTGAAACTGCTGTTTTTAAAGCACAATCCAAATACAAAGATGCCAAATTCGTTATTATCGACGGTAACGCTCACCCCGCCGATTCTTATGACCCTCAAAACGGACCGAATACAATCGGTATCAGCTTTTTGGAAAATGAAGCGGCATTTTTAGCCGGTATTGCGGCTGCCTTGCAGTTCCAAAAGGGTAATTTCGGATTTATCGGCGGTATGGAAATTCCTGCGGTTCAAAAATTTAATTGGGGCTGGCAGCAGGGTGTTAAATACGCAAACGAACATCTCGGAACTCAAATTGAAATGGATGAAAAGAATTTCGTATATCAGGGCGGTTTTTCCGATATTGCGGCAGGTCAGCAAATTGCGGCTTCTATGTATGATAGGGGTGTAACGGTAATTCATGCCGCTGCGGGCGGAGTAGGAGTAGGCGTTATTAACGAAGCTAAAACAAGAACTCAGGCGGGCTCTCAAGTTTGGGTTGCAGGCTGCGACGTCGACCAATATGCCGAAGGAATAATTGCAGGCGGTTCTTCAATTATCTTGACTTCTGCGGTAAAATATCTTGAGAGAGCTTCTTATGATATGATTAAAGCGGAACTTGAAGGAACCTTTCAAGGCGGACGTTCTCTTCTTCTGTCGGTTAAAGATGACGGTGTAGGAATCCCCGAAAAAAATCCGAACCTTTCCGATGAGGTACAGGCAAAAGTAAACGAAATTTTCCAAAAAATGAAAGCCGGTGAAATCGTTGTAAGCAGCGAACAGGGCAATTTATTTAAATAA
- a CDS encoding endo alpha-1,4 polygalactosaminidase yields the protein MKNLKTIIFISIIFTGGLSCENAAFFKPVNYRSEMRLFVKEISQYAKTGKNRFYIVPQNGQELAETVTETNVYTETDYIESIDAVGREDLFYGYTGDNKKTPAFITDSLTRLCNIFKTRKKPVFVTDYCLSHKNADLSYLKNNKMGYISFAANGRALNTVPEYPDAPYNKNNSDITKIEEVKNFLYLINGENYKTKEEFISALEKTDFDLLIIDLFHNEEQFTKREIEKLKLKKSGGKRLVLCYLSIGEAEDYRYYWNPLWKKNKPVWLKNENPDWKGNYKVAYWNKEWKKIIYGASGSYLDKILDSNFDGVYLDIIDAFEYFENNEENR from the coding sequence ATGAAAAATTTAAAAACAATTATTTTTATAAGCATTATTTTTACGGGCGGTCTTTCATGCGAAAACGCCGCATTTTTTAAACCCGTAAATTACCGAAGCGAAATGAGGCTCTTTGTTAAAGAAATTTCACAATATGCAAAAACCGGAAAAAACAGGTTTTACATCGTCCCTCAAAACGGACAGGAATTGGCGGAAACCGTAACGGAGACTAATGTTTATACCGAAACGGATTATATTGAAAGCATAGATGCCGTAGGCAGGGAAGATTTGTTTTACGGATATACGGGAGATAATAAAAAGACTCCCGCATTTATTACCGACAGCCTTACAAGGCTTTGCAATATTTTTAAAACCCGTAAAAAACCCGTTTTTGTTACCGATTATTGCCTTTCGCATAAAAACGCCGATTTATCCTATTTAAAAAATAACAAAATGGGATATATTTCATTTGCCGCAAACGGCAGAGCCTTAAACACGGTGCCGGAATACCCCGATGCTCCGTATAATAAAAATAATTCGGATATTACAAAAATAGAGGAAGTTAAAAATTTCTTATATTTAATCAACGGTGAAAACTATAAAACCAAAGAAGAATTTATATCCGCTTTAGAAAAAACCGATTTCGATTTATTGATTATCGATTTGTTTCATAATGAGGAACAATTTACAAAACGGGAAATTGAAAAATTAAAATTAAAAAAAAGCGGAGGGAAAAGGCTCGTTCTTTGCTATTTGAGTATAGGGGAAGCCGAAGATTACCGCTATTATTGGAATCCTTTATGGAAAAAAAATAAACCCGTATGGCTTAAAAACGAAAATCCCGATTGGAAAGGTAATTATAAGGTTGCGTATTGGAATAAGGAGTGGAAAAAAATAATATACGGGGCTTCCGGTTCGTATTTGGATAAAATTTTGGACAGTAATTTTGACGGAGTATATTTGGACATAATAGATGCCTTTGAATATTTTGAAAATAATGAAGAAAACCGATGA
- a CDS encoding N-acetylmuramoyl-L-alanine amidase family protein, whose product MGQSLVVFNNPDSGYFSAEFYTAPYTKDGLTFVTEGMFSKLQTFFSLPEKERLYSVGAILIDPGHGGKDPGCVGSYEKNGKNFILYEKDIALKVSLELYSMLKKIYPDKRILLTRDKDFYPTLEDRVNTANKVKLNKNESILYVSVHANAAPNVKASGFEVWYLPSDYRREVLDKNEAPKEIHSILNSMMEEEFTTESVLLAQSILDGLDGQIGSQSKKRGIRANPYFVIRKVKMPSVLVEIGFVTNKEEAKLLASPAYLKKCSMGIYNGITAFISGFENGIN is encoded by the coding sequence GTGGGGCAAAGTCTTGTTGTATTTAACAACCCGGATTCGGGTTATTTTTCGGCGGAGTTTTATACGGCTCCTTATACAAAAGACGGACTTACGTTTGTAACGGAGGGAATGTTTTCCAAATTGCAGACGTTTTTTTCGCTTCCCGAAAAGGAGCGGCTTTACAGTGTCGGGGCAATCCTTATAGACCCCGGTCACGGAGGAAAGGACCCGGGCTGTGTAGGCTCTTATGAAAAAAACGGCAAAAACTTTATTTTGTACGAAAAGGACATAGCTTTAAAGGTAAGCTTGGAGCTTTATTCCATGCTTAAAAAAATATATCCCGATAAACGAATCTTATTGACACGCGACAAAGATTTTTATCCTACGCTTGAAGATAGGGTAAATACGGCAAACAAGGTAAAATTAAATAAAAATGAGAGTATTTTATATGTTTCCGTACACGCAAATGCCGCACCTAATGTAAAAGCCTCCGGTTTTGAAGTATGGTATCTTCCTTCCGATTACAGAAGGGAGGTTCTGGATAAAAATGAGGCACCCAAAGAAATTCATTCTATTTTAAATTCGATGATGGAAGAAGAATTTACAACCGAAAGCGTTCTTCTCGCGCAAAGTATTTTGGACGGATTGGACGGACAAATAGGCAGTCAAAGCAAAAAAAGAGGGATTCGTGCAAATCCTTATTTTGTAATACGCAAAGTAAAAATGCCCAGCGTTTTAGTGGAAATAGGCTTTGTAACCAACAAAGAAGAGGCGAAACTTTTAGCCTCTCCTGCCTACTTGAAAAAATGCAGCATGGGCATATATAATGGGATAACCGCTTTTATAAGCGGGTTTGAAAACGGCATCAATTAA
- a CDS encoding GerMN domain-containing protein, which translates to MDYIKTKIIAGGLLFVIVLIALFSVLNNKYERYVMFFKNSVNSKIETEIRYIPPQDIEPMEVYFFKELMLGPVNHDRYSFFNRESKLLSCFVRNGTLYVDFPASFMEVICEGFDSEEIKNLLAKNIFLNCKNLKSVYIAVEGVQIYDLLKNNAEI; encoded by the coding sequence ATGGATTATATCAAAACAAAAATAATTGCAGGCGGTTTACTGTTTGTAATAGTTTTAATTGCCTTATTTTCGGTTTTAAACAATAAGTACGAACGCTATGTTATGTTTTTTAAAAATTCCGTTAATTCAAAAATAGAAACGGAAATACGCTATATTCCTCCGCAGGATATTGAACCTATGGAAGTTTATTTTTTTAAAGAGCTTATGCTTGGGCCTGTAAACCACGACCGATATTCTTTTTTTAATCGGGAAAGCAAGCTTTTATCGTGCTTTGTCCGTAACGGAACTCTGTATGTCGATTTCCCTGCAAGTTTTATGGAAGTTATCTGCGAAGGCTTCGATTCCGAAGAAATTAAGAATTTATTGGCAAAAAATATTTTTTTAAATTGTAAAAATCTGAAATCGGTTTATATAGCCGTAGAAGGGGTGCAGATTTACGATTTATTAAAAAATAATGCCGAAATTTGA
- a CDS encoding flagellar filament outer layer protein FlaA, with product MKKTLILVAMAFLLIGAVAVAEEAVILDFQLLNADIIADKAGAMTQNRRTVMDYGAVAGASYTDEQKALMRSSLAIAQWEVKLNSSAQNPTSVALSKVTEAEVSGEAKNFAGQKLMGVRILFPTWANNANAEIRPGFLIPAYEKMTQVDDSGNLQEPTEEDKASGKGRFEGGYGVVRNTGVIKSIAVNTYGMNFPHGLYVLLRDQNNKVTRYFMGYLLFDGWREMIWSNPGYITQVKAREVRLYPVYPTSLPHVSFDGFLVTRDAAHDGGDFVGYFKDVKIIYDKAVLTTVRDFADEDIWGIQTEREMKRKKIEVERFGQTQVLRFLEQEKMATEAGFTPSEGSEAAKNSGGNNQETNNQ from the coding sequence ATGAAAAAAACATTGATACTTGTAGCGATGGCATTTTTATTGATTGGTGCCGTTGCAGTTGCTGAAGAAGCTGTTATTCTTGATTTTCAGCTGTTAAATGCCGACATTATTGCAGATAAGGCCGGTGCGATGACTCAAAACCGACGAACTGTAATGGATTACGGTGCTGTTGCCGGTGCTTCTTACACCGACGAGCAAAAAGCCTTAATGAGATCTTCTCTCGCTATTGCTCAGTGGGAAGTTAAACTTAATTCGTCAGCACAGAATCCTACTTCTGTTGCTTTATCCAAGGTAACGGAAGCTGAAGTAAGCGGTGAAGCAAAGAATTTTGCCGGTCAAAAATTGATGGGTGTACGCATTTTATTCCCGACATGGGCAAATAACGCTAATGCGGAAATTCGACCCGGATTTTTAATTCCTGCTTATGAAAAAATGACGCAGGTTGACGATTCCGGCAATTTACAGGAGCCTACTGAAGAAGATAAGGCTTCCGGTAAGGGCAGATTTGAAGGCGGATACGGAGTTGTACGAAACACCGGTGTTATTAAATCCATTGCCGTAAATACTTACGGAATGAATTTCCCCCACGGCCTTTATGTTCTTCTTCGCGATCAGAATAACAAGGTAACAAGATATTTTATGGGTTACCTCCTGTTTGACGGTTGGAGAGAAATGATTTGGTCAAACCCCGGTTATATTACACAGGTAAAGGCTCGCGAAGTTAGATTATATCCGGTATACCCCACTTCTCTTCCTCACGTTTCATTTGACGGCTTCCTCGTTACGAGGGATGCGGCTCATGACGGCGGCGATTTCGTAGGATATTTTAAAGATGTAAAGATTATCTATGACAAAGCCGTTTTAACAACCGTACGTGATTTTGCAGATGAAGACATCTGGGGAATTCAAACGGAACGGGAAATGAAGCGAAAAAAGATTGAAGTTGAACGCTTCGGACAAACCCAGGTTTTGCGTTTCTTGGAGCAGGAAAAGATGGCTACGGAAGCAGGTTTTACACCTTCCGAAGGCTCTGAAGCTGCAAAAAATAGCGGCGGAAATAATCAAGAAACCAACAACCAATAG
- a CDS encoding RelA/SpoT domain-containing protein has protein sequence MSSTEETSWLPNKDNLRRLYASHVPHFKVLIMRIEEFLRSVVKIGSPTTYKTRVKGFESYYAKLLKFPPESSDSDLQILPVLTDILGIRIICTFLQDLSEVETLLEKNFKIIEVERKGSNLAFQEFGYESVHLLLEIPEEFKVGLVLPKDLIFEIQLRTILQDAWAEVEHELIYKAEFSPFDLPLRRKLASINASLSLADVIFQEIRDYQNKLNAELDTRRLGFYSLADEYTERLLPASKKGLEKGSGTQEEKVIALESIDDLILAAIEAHNKNLFEEAEKIYTKIIDQNPNDIVLSVVFKHRGMAYFAQGNYEAACSDFIESCKHNSSNFRSYYYVGIALTMLNKDNEAIEYFSDSLKINKFQAHVYFRRALSYFKLQLYTEALQDLDTAKTLGLSEEDEKRLRIAIAKKIDIV, from the coding sequence ATGTCATCTACAGAAGAAACATCATGGCTTCCTAATAAGGATAATCTTAGACGCTTATATGCTTCTCACGTTCCTCATTTTAAAGTGCTTATAATGCGTATTGAGGAATTTTTACGTTCCGTCGTTAAAATAGGGTCTCCTACAACATATAAAACAAGAGTTAAAGGGTTTGAAAGCTATTATGCCAAACTGTTAAAATTTCCGCCGGAAAGTTCCGATTCGGATTTGCAAATTTTGCCGGTTTTAACGGATATTTTGGGAATACGCATAATTTGCACGTTTTTACAGGATTTGAGTGAAGTTGAAACTCTTTTGGAGAAAAATTTTAAAATAATTGAGGTTGAAAGAAAAGGTTCCAATCTTGCTTTTCAGGAATTCGGCTATGAATCGGTGCATTTACTGCTTGAAATCCCCGAAGAATTTAAAGTCGGACTGGTTTTGCCTAAAGACCTCATTTTTGAAATTCAGCTTAGAACGATTTTACAGGATGCCTGGGCGGAAGTTGAACATGAGCTTATTTATAAGGCGGAATTTTCGCCGTTCGATTTGCCTTTGAGAAGAAAATTGGCTTCAATAAATGCGAGTTTAAGTCTTGCAGATGTTATTTTTCAAGAAATACGCGATTATCAAAATAAGCTTAATGCTGAGCTTGATACAAGACGTTTGGGTTTTTATTCTCTTGCAGATGAATATACCGAAAGGCTGTTGCCGGCCTCCAAAAAGGGTTTGGAAAAGGGTAGCGGAACTCAAGAAGAAAAAGTTATAGCCCTTGAATCCATAGACGACTTAATTTTGGCTGCAATAGAAGCTCATAATAAAAATCTTTTTGAAGAGGCGGAAAAAATTTATACTAAAATAATAGACCAAAACCCTAACGATATTGTTTTATCTGTGGTTTTTAAGCATAGGGGAATGGCTTATTTTGCACAGGGTAATTACGAAGCGGCTTGCAGCGACTTTATTGAAAGCTGTAAGCATAATTCCTCTAATTTCAGGTCGTATTATTATGTCGGTATTGCTTTGACAATGCTGAATAAGGATAATGAAGCAATTGAATATTTTTCGGATTCGCTTAAAATAAACAAGTTTCAGGCACATGTTTATTTTAGGCGTGCTTTATCATATTTTAAACTTCAACTTTATACCGAAGCCTTGCAGGACTTGGATACGGCGAAAACTTTGGGTTTAAGTGAAGAAGATGAAAAAAGATTGCGCATAGCTATTGCAAAAAAAATAGATATAGTGTAA
- the rpsT gene encoding 30S ribosomal protein S20: MKNKSAVKRHKQSEVRRMRNRSVKSSVRTAAKKYTDAVHSGSAESAGALLKELTSKLDTAARKGILTKNSAARKKSRMQLLFNASFPAK; the protein is encoded by the coding sequence GTGAAGAATAAATCTGCGGTTAAAAGACATAAACAAAGCGAAGTTAGAAGAATGCGGAACCGCTCTGTAAAAAGCTCGGTAAGAACTGCTGCAAAGAAATATACCGATGCCGTTCATTCAGGAAGTGCGGAAAGTGCGGGGGCCTTGCTTAAAGAGTTGACAAGTAAGCTTGATACCGCTGCCAGAAAGGGAATTTTAACTAAGAATTCGGCTGCGCGAAAAAAGTCGAGAATGCAATTGTTGTTTAACGCTTCTTTTCCTGCCAAATAA
- a CDS encoding HU family DNA-binding protein — protein sequence MKQKQSKSNIIDSIYRNNEEYKLKQVKGIVDLFVESISDLLKSGSGVEIRGLGTFEVVPVKARANARNPKTGEKMKVKAHCKVRFKPAKDLKDSLKELSPKKLS from the coding sequence ATGAAACAAAAACAATCAAAGAGCAATATAATAGATTCTATTTATAGAAACAATGAAGAGTATAAATTAAAACAAGTAAAAGGCATTGTAGACCTTTTTGTAGAATCGATTTCCGATTTGCTTAAAAGCGGTTCGGGGGTTGAAATAAGAGGATTAGGCACCTTTGAAGTTGTTCCCGTTAAGGCAAGGGCCAATGCGCGCAATCCCAAAACGGGCGAAAAAATGAAGGTAAAAGCTCATTGTAAGGTCCGTTTTAAACCGGCAAAGGATTTAAAAGATTCTCTTAAAGAATTAAGTCCGAAAAAATTGTCCTAA
- the lnt gene encoding apolipoprotein N-acyltransferase: MKSGKLYSFKYNLLLSLSGVILFYLSHPNKLVLTGIPVFGYIALAPFFLLIKRTSLKFSVLWGAFSGFLSYLAFNFWILFFHQAAVYVITGYYLILYALLFALLKIVDIFFPRYGFIFQALVWVGYEYVKTLGFMGYPYGIIGYTQWNFPTLIRSSAVLGVWGISLLLVFFSSISAVFIYEFSLNKSLKTTVKLYGKYAAIWLGCFCAFFLYGIFAKTDYSSYKKAKLALIQPNTDPWVGNIEVYKNNFYDLKTLSERAVAENSDISLVVWPETAFIPRIKWHYKYSSDMQSAALVRNLLEFLNGQTVPYLIGNDDAVPIGETGEGRLDYNAAMLFIPSKNVIPPEPDTYRKMHLVPFTEHFPYKNIFPFIYRLLEKSDTHFWERGEERFVFNINGIKFGTPICFEDCFGYISADFVKKGADLIVNMTNDAWAKSAVPQYQHLSMAVFRAAENKVPVVRAASSGQTAYIDPNGEIKAMLKPFSKDVLTVEVPILTETAKTVYSFAGDYFAVIISVVTFSAVIAAAIKRIYLKLRS; this comes from the coding sequence ATGAAAAGCGGAAAACTTTATTCGTTTAAATATAACCTTTTATTATCGCTGTCAGGTGTTATTTTATTTTACTTATCACATCCTAATAAGTTGGTACTTACCGGTATACCGGTGTTCGGATATATAGCGCTGGCACCGTTTTTTCTTTTAATAAAAAGGACAAGTTTAAAGTTTTCCGTTCTTTGGGGAGCGTTTTCAGGTTTTCTTTCATATTTGGCCTTTAATTTTTGGATTCTTTTTTTTCATCAGGCTGCCGTTTATGTAATTACGGGGTATTACCTTATTTTATATGCGTTATTGTTTGCCTTATTAAAAATTGTCGATATTTTTTTTCCGCGTTACGGCTTTATTTTTCAAGCCCTTGTCTGGGTAGGATATGAATACGTAAAAACGCTCGGCTTTATGGGGTATCCTTACGGAATTATAGGTTATACCCAATGGAATTTCCCGACGCTCATACGTTCAAGTGCGGTTTTAGGCGTTTGGGGTATTTCTTTACTGCTTGTTTTTTTTTCGTCGATATCGGCCGTATTTATTTATGAATTTAGTTTGAATAAATCTTTAAAAACAACCGTTAAACTTTACGGTAAATATGCCGCAATTTGGCTCGGCTGTTTTTGCGCTTTTTTTTTATACGGCATTTTCGCAAAAACTGATTATTCTTCATATAAAAAAGCTAAACTTGCCCTTATTCAACCTAATACCGACCCTTGGGTAGGCAATATTGAAGTTTATAAAAACAATTTTTATGATTTAAAAACCTTATCCGAAAGAGCAGTTGCTGAAAATTCCGATATTTCGCTTGTAGTTTGGCCCGAGACGGCATTTATTCCCAGAATAAAATGGCATTATAAATATTCAAGCGATATGCAGTCGGCGGCCCTGGTACGGAATTTATTGGAATTTTTAAATGGACAAACCGTTCCGTATTTAATCGGAAATGACGATGCTGTACCCATAGGGGAAACTGGAGAAGGCAGATTGGATTATAATGCGGCGATGCTTTTCATTCCTTCCAAAAATGTTATTCCGCCTGAACCCGATACTTATCGCAAAATGCACCTTGTTCCGTTTACCGAGCATTTTCCTTATAAGAATATTTTTCCGTTTATTTATAGACTTTTGGAAAAATCGGATACTCATTTTTGGGAGAGGGGGGAGGAGCGCTTTGTTTTTAATATAAACGGTATAAAATTCGGAACTCCCATTTGTTTTGAAGATTGCTTCGGCTATATTTCGGCGGATTTCGTTAAAAAAGGTGCTGATTTGATTGTAAATATGACTAACGATGCATGGGCAAAAAGTGCCGTGCCGCAATACCAGCATTTAAGTATGGCGGTTTTCAGGGCTGCGGAAAATAAGGTTCCCGTTGTCCGTGCCGCAAGTTCGGGACAAACTGCATATATAGACCCTAACGGGGAAATAAAAGCCATGCTGAAGCCGTTTTCAAAAGATGTTTTAACCGTGGAGGTGCCTATATTGACAGAAACCGCTAAAACGGTTTATTCTTTTGCAGGTGATTATTTTGCCGTAATAATATCGGTTGTAACTTTTTCCGCAGTTATAGCCGCCGCTATAAAAAGAATTTATCTTAAATTAAGGAGTTAA
- a CDS encoding bactofilin family protein, translating to MKKSNKNKEKNVTVLGKETVFDGVMKFSETLQIDGKFNGAIDSQGALIISKTADCRVQYVKAASIVVEGAVAGSLSAVDKVDLKPQSSVRGDITAGRIRIADNVSFEGSVKMIRNSGFTEKNLFSISSGQLKEQLTRQ from the coding sequence TTGAAAAAGAGCAATAAAAATAAAGAAAAAAATGTTACGGTTTTAGGTAAAGAAACCGTTTTTGACGGTGTAATGAAATTTTCCGAAACGCTGCAAATTGACGGAAAGTTTAACGGAGCTATAGATTCTCAAGGAGCTTTGATTATTTCAAAAACGGCGGATTGCAGAGTACAATATGTTAAGGCGGCTTCGATAGTGGTGGAAGGAGCGGTTGCGGGCTCTCTTTCCGCCGTCGATAAAGTGGATTTAAAGCCTCAATCCTCTGTGAGGGGTGATATTACTGCCGGAAGGATTAGAATTGCGGATAATGTTTCATTTGAGGGCTCGGTAAAGATGATTAGAAACAGCGGGTTTACCGAAAAAAATCTTTTTTCCATAAGTTCGGGGCAATTAAAAGAGCAATTAACCCGTCAATAG
- a CDS encoding CinA family protein produces the protein MIDTCLIKRSFSELKKRGIKLITAESLTGGLISSEFTKIAGASETVWGGFVTYSPQAKISLLGVEPEIIERYGVVSAETAEAMAYGALNAFLAKNTGGLEAVAIAVTGVAGPDSLEGKPVGTVFTGIASFLKGNMECKTFQFLFSGDRNQVREKTVEAVADGISALFN, from the coding sequence GTGATTGATACATGTTTAATAAAGCGGAGTTTTTCGGAGCTTAAAAAACGGGGGATAAAACTTATTACCGCCGAATCCCTTACAGGAGGCTTAATTTCCTCCGAATTTACAAAAATAGCAGGGGCGTCGGAAACGGTTTGGGGCGGGTTTGTTACATACAGTCCCCAAGCAAAAATTTCGCTTTTGGGTGTTGAGCCTGAGATTATAGAAAGATACGGAGTTGTTTCCGCGGAAACGGCGGAGGCTATGGCTTACGGAGCTTTAAATGCGTTTTTAGCAAAAAATACGGGCGGGCTTGAGGCCGTTGCAATTGCAGTTACAGGTGTTGCCGGCCCCGATTCGCTTGAAGGAAAACCTGTAGGAACCGTTTTTACGGGTATTGCTTCTTTTTTAAAAGGGAATATGGAGTGCAAAACCTTTCAATTTTTATTTTCGGGAGATAGAAATCAAGTGCGTGAAAAAACCGTAGAAGCTGTTGCTGACGGAATTTCGGCTCTTTTTAATTAG
- a CDS encoding EamA family transporter, giving the protein MWKILALLSAVFAALTSILAKFGIKNVNSTLATAVRTVVVLILAWGITAANGNIKDLKSLTKSNWIFLILSGAATGLSWICYFKAIQAGEVSKTAAIDKFSIVLTIIFSFIILKEAVTFKTVLGCILITAGTLVMIL; this is encoded by the coding sequence ATGTGGAAAATACTTGCATTACTTTCGGCCGTGTTTGCGGCTTTAACTTCAATTTTAGCAAAATTCGGAATAAAAAATGTTAATTCTACGCTTGCAACGGCTGTCAGAACCGTTGTAGTGCTTATCCTTGCATGGGGCATAACGGCTGCAAACGGAAATATAAAAGATTTAAAAAGCTTAACAAAAAGTAATTGGATTTTTTTAATTCTTTCGGGAGCGGCGACGGGTTTATCGTGGATTTGCTATTTTAAAGCAATCCAAGCCGGAGAAGTTTCTAAAACCGCTGCAATAGATAAATTCAGTATAGTATTAACGATAATATTTTCGTTTATAATTTTAAAAGAAGCCGTTACGTTTAAAACCGTACTCGGCTGTATACTTATAACCGCAGGCACCCTTGTTATGATTTTGTGA
- a CDS encoding serine dehydratase subunit alpha family protein produces the protein MGLDEKTTEKYIQILKEELVPALGCTEPIAIAYTGASLRKIMGGIPDEILIESSGNIIKNAKSVIVPNTGGMKGMEASALIGIIGGNPDKGLEVLADVTSDDVKTAEKYLQKKCTKIQLMDTPATLHIKITGKLNGNTGIAELIHQHTNLVLLKLNDEIILKKSYSPEAASGDLTDRSCLNVKDILEFANTVNLNSIEEPILRQIEYNTRVAQDGLTNSYGVETGKNILKYSQRKGDAFSIKIQAEGEVAAASDARMCGCSYPVITNSGSGNQGLAVSVPVIVYAREMGVSKEKLIRSLLISNLLAIHQKTGIGRLSAYCGAVTAGAACAAAVTYMKGGSYDQICGTIKNALGTVSGIVCDGAKQSCASKIAASLDSALFGHELAMDGKYFSGGDGIIKDDIEKTIARVGVMAAEGMRQTDSVILNVMLKD, from the coding sequence ATGGGGTTAGATGAAAAAACAACGGAAAAATATATTCAAATTTTAAAAGAAGAATTGGTTCCCGCTTTAGGCTGTACGGAACCTATCGCCATCGCTTATACCGGAGCGTCTTTACGGAAAATTATGGGCGGAATCCCCGATGAAATTCTTATTGAAAGCAGCGGAAATATTATCAAAAATGCAAAATCGGTTATAGTTCCGAACACCGGAGGAATGAAGGGAATGGAAGCCTCCGCACTCATAGGAATAATAGGAGGGAACCCCGATAAGGGGCTTGAAGTTTTAGCGGACGTAACAAGCGATGACGTAAAAACCGCCGAAAAGTATCTTCAAAAAAAATGTACGAAAATTCAGCTTATGGATACCCCTGCAACTCTTCACATAAAAATCACAGGCAAATTAAACGGAAACACGGGAATTGCCGAACTGATTCACCAACATACAAACCTTGTTCTTTTAAAACTAAATGATGAAATTATCTTAAAAAAATCTTACAGCCCGGAAGCCGCGAGCGGCGATTTAACCGACCGTTCCTGTTTAAATGTAAAAGATATTTTAGAATTTGCAAACACGGTAAATCTCAATTCTATCGAAGAGCCCATATTAAGACAAATAGAATATAACACGCGTGTAGCGCAGGACGGCTTAACCAATTCTTACGGTGTAGAAACCGGAAAAAATATTTTAAAATACAGTCAAAGAAAAGGAGATGCCTTTTCAATTAAAATACAAGCGGAAGGAGAAGTAGCGGCAGCTTCCGATGCTAGAATGTGCGGCTGCTCCTATCCCGTAATAACAAATTCGGGAAGCGGTAACCAAGGCTTGGCGGTTTCGGTTCCCGTAATAGTTTACGCACGTGAAATGGGCGTAAGCAAAGAAAAACTTATCCGCTCCCTTCTTATCAGCAACCTCCTGGCTATTCATCAAAAAACCGGAATAGGTCGCCTGTCGGCATATTGCGGTGCCGTAACTGCGGGAGCCGCCTGTGCCGCAGCGGTAACATATATGAAAGGCGGAAGCTATGACCAAATTTGCGGCACAATAAAAAACGCTCTCGGCACTGTTTCAGGAATAGTTTGCGACGGAGCAAAACAATCTTGCGCTTCCAAAATAGCGGCATCTTTAGATTCCGCATTATTCGGACATGAACTTGCCATGGACGGAAAATATTTTTCAGGCGGAGACGGTATAATAAAAGACGATATAGAAAAAACCATAGCGAGAGTCGGAGTAATGGCCGCTGAAGGAATGCGCCAAACGGACAGTGTAATATTAAATGTTATGTTAAAAGATTAG